The genomic window ATAGGCTCTGATTATTGTTTGCCCTCCCCAAATTTCTTTCTAGATCCTGTTCTCCTCCTCTTTTATCCAAATCCACATCCCCCTTCCCTCTGCTTTTTCATAGAAAAATAACAGGcatctttaataataataagaataacaataacaacaacaacaacaacagtaacaatagTAAATAATATAAGATAAAAGAATAACAAGCAAATGACCTTTGTACAAATTCCATTTTATAATaaggaataatttttatttattgataagtTAGTGAGTTTCCGAGcacgcgagtgtgtgtgtgtgtgtgtgtgtttgtgtgtgtgtgtgtgtgtgtgtgtgtgtgtgtgtgtatggcaggaggaaggatgggagaggCATTTTCTCTGTGAGAGGAGGAATTATGTGATGGCTCACGAAGGGAAAtgttatacaaagaactcaggagcCACAGCTTATGGATGGAGTTCTCTCCTATGAATTGgtggaaggcagaaagaaaggctTCTGCCTGCAACTACAGATACAGGCTAGTTACAACATAAGAATGCTTTAGGGGGTTTTGAAGAAGTCCTGCAAAAGAACTCTGTTTCTTCAATTGTGggctccatgggaattctgggttaAATTTCTTGACAcgataaattagaaaaaaaaaattctacaaataaGATTATACTATAAACAAAAGTTATCTGATTCCctaattggtttttgatttggTCAGTAAAGAGGGCTGAAGCCAATTGCTGGGCCAAAGGGAAGGTGGGACTTCCGGgtcacagaagaaagagaagcgatggagggaaggaagaggtcTTTTAGGCCAGGTATTGGAATAGAAGGCATGCAACAACCATGTAAGATCTTGGGTGGCTGGGAATTCTCAGGGCAGGAGATTCTTCACCCAGAATTTGTGTTAACTGGCAAGTTTTACTTTAATAAAGCTGTTTAGTGTTTTCTTCCGTGGAGCTAAGGAGGGTAGgagaaagagagcagaaaggtGCCTGCTATCCTATGGTGGAGCTAAGCCTGGAGCATGTtcttaaaattacatgcaacatgtgtgtgtgtgtgtgtgtgtgtgtgtgtataagtatgggAAATGTGTGTTGGTATCATCAGGACAACTTCAATTTCATACAGGAGGCATCTGCAAGCAGATCTAGAAGAGCATATGACCATCTCATCAAGGAGTCATCACTGAGACACTGTAACTCACCTTCTGTGGAATCTGGGCAAGGCCTGCTGCAATCACATTGGCCCTTTCTTCTGTTAGGCTGCCCACCATGGACCCCAGGGAAAACACCACAACACCATGTTCTCCAGATGACTGGACAAAGTCTTCTATTTCCTGTTAATAAAATATCAGACCATCACAAAGAGCAGAAGTATCAAAAAACAtgtataaaaacagacacatacatcaTTGGAAATATATCAAGGACTCTCACAAATGTTCAGAATAGTGTCACATCCATGTATAAGATGTATACTTGTAACTCATTGTACACAGGTTACGATTCTCATAGTCATACAAATTGCTTTGGGTTATTTTCATCTTGAAAGACACGAGTTTTAGAAATTAAATCCAAagttctccttctttctccttgttcCTTTGACTTCCAagcatcttctttttctttctataatttcAACTAGTATATGTTGTTTACATAagatattcttattttctttcttgtttgctaGCTCATTTTATTTAGTGTACTCTAATTAAGGTCATGCCATGTGTCTGTAGACTCTAGATTTTAAAGGTTTGgatatttctttgtatttgtagaaagacatatacatatacacatacacacacacacacacacatgcatatacacatatatacacacatgtacacacatataaatatgtctatatgtatattcGTGCATATTTAAGTGGGCTAcatgtaaaaatatgtatatgtacctaAATGAACATGTaaatatgtagatatatacaacataaacaaacatatacagtatatatgtttatttattaacatttctatTGACATCTAGGTTGCTTTCCTCTTTCGTAGCTACTGTTCTAAAGTTGGGTGGAAATAGCATAATTAAAATAACCTATAAGAGAATGTATTTAGtgctggaggtcctgagttcaattctcagcaactacatggtggcgcaaaaccatctgtaatgagatctgatgccatcttctggtgtgtctgaacaaaGTAacaatgtattcacatacataaaataaataaaatctttaaaaaaagaatgcatttaattggaggcttgctacACTCTTAGGGGTTTACTCTAATAACTTCTTGTTGGTTAGCACGttggcaggcaggaaggcatgtCACTGGAATAAAAGCCCAGAGCTCAACCTAATCCATATGTTGCAGATAGACAAAAAAGAGATCAGGTATGGCTTAGGCTTTGGAAACATCAAAGTCCATctccagtgacacattttctccaacaaagccacacctcctaatctctcTTAAGTGGTTCATCAACTGGGAACCCAGCATtcaaatatgagcctatgggggtcattctcatgCAAACCACCCATCTTCCTTGAGAAAGAGTGATGTTCTGATCATCCTTGCATTACTCTCTCATTGAAAGCCGTCATTCATTTCCTCTACATGCATGCTCAGGACTGGAATTCATGGGCCTTGAATctaattcaaaaaatttaaagaatgtcATTTTCTCACACACCTAATAagttcatgtaatttttttcatttttacgaAGGATGATCAAATCAAGGTAAACAGTACATTCTATCTATTAAATAATTACCAGTTCTTTAGTGTGGGAACACTCCATATTTCTCttttagctatttttaaatacacaGTCAATTTTAAATTGTGCATTTTTTTGTGCATGTTTGatataatttgttaaatatatattgtttGAACTGCACAGAAGTatttaaatatctaataatatGAAGAAGTTGGTTTAGAGGCACAATGATTCCCACCACAAAGGACAAAAAGAATCAACAGTTACTGACTAGGACTGAAAACTTGTTTCAGTAACTGCAATCCACTCTCCATTATTTCTAAGTACCATGCATAGTCTTCCCTCCCACACCCTTCCTTCTGTTTGCCTTTCAGTTGCACTGGGCTTGTTGGGCCAGCTTTCTCCTACTGACCTCAGCCCCAGCACACCCTTCATGCCCTCAGTGTGAGCCTCCCTCTCCTGTTGGCATTGCCATTCCCTTACTGTAAAGATGGAGTCTCCTGTAAACACTGCTGGCCTGGACAGAACTTGGGAATCTTCCTCTGCTTTTAGAGTTCTCAGTAACTATACACATCTCAACTGGATTAGAAAAAAGCATGTCATCTTTTGTGTAACATCATATGATATTGCTGCCATTATAGAAGTAAATGAGGCTTCTCCAGAGACCTCTTCTACTAGAATAGAAAacagtttttcttcctttgcaTTATGAAATGTTATGTTAGAACCACATTCCTCTGTACCTGCAGGGAAATGCCTTCTTGTGTGCCTACAGAACTCATTTACAGACTAACTATGAGCAGGGTTTGGAGACCAGGTAGATAATGTGCTTTCTTAAATGAGCAAAATAGTGCATTTTATCTTTCTTCATATCTTGACTCTTCTTTCACTGCAACTCAATCTGGTCTTCCATCACTATACCATTCAAACAGTTCAGCTATTTGCTCACAGTAACTCTTGAAAGTAGAATAGTGTTTGCTCTTAGGTGAGCCTGTGCACACTGTGTTTCCCTGTATGCTCTCTGTGTGCTTACCTTTTGGGTGGACCTGTCACTTAGTGCGTGGTCTGATTGAATCactgacattttctttgtgttgacTAGCAGTCTAACTACTCTTGTCTTCACAAATCCACAGGATccataaaagaaatacagactTCTGTGATGGAACAGATTCAGGCATTTCTGCGGTCTGTTGCCTTTACCTAAATTTCTGTGACTCTCTGATTTTGACACAAAGATTCCGAAGGAATAAAATATAATCACTCATAttgcaaaagcaaagcaaacagaagcaaaaaaCCAGGAATATATTTACCTTAGGCAGCGGCTTGGCAGGTCTGCAGTGAAGTCCGCCAACAAAATCAAAATTTGGTAAGACAGGATGAGGAAATTCCAAATCCCAGTAGGTCCTAATGAGCCATATGTCTGCCTTTGCCATAGTCTCTGCGAGTGTCGTGGGTTTTCCTGAAGAGGAACCAGAGCAGAGAAGGTATAAGACGTGACAAATCACAGGTGAATATAAGTATGCCACGTAGCTTTCTGGAAGCACTTTTGGTAACATAGTCAGAGACATTTACAAGTGTGTGACtttggtacatgtgtgtgtgtattatataacAGTGAACGTTGAAAAAATTTGTAATGTGTATGTTTCTCATACTTATGCTCAGAGATATATAAAGTCATTGTGGGAGTCACTGTGAGAAGACACCACCTTGGTAATTTATGATAAGTAAATATAGAGCTATGTCATTGGAACACAATCAAATGCCATTATCTAGAAATCCTAGTTCAGGGAAACACCTTTTCCTTTTACTCTAGATGTAACATGTTCTATGTAGCAGCTGGAACCTTTGATGTGTGCTCCTATAAATGAACTGAGGATTTTGTGTTGTCTGGTTTTGAGACAGTTGGATGCAGCCTAGAATGGTTCCTCAGTCTCTAATGTAGCCACAGGTGACCCTGATGCTagatcttcctcctcctcatctcaaCTGCAGACATGGAAGGTGTGTACAACCAAGCCCAGTGTAAATGTTTAAGGGGACTCTGTTTCAGCATTTTAGtcagatagggtcttactatgaaaCCCTGGCTGACGTCAAAGAGAATTTTGATTATGCCTGAGTTCTTTGATATTCCTCTTGATTCATGACTGAATGTGCAATATTTGGTATGTACAAATAGATTTACTGAAAATAAGGACACTTGCCTTAAACTATGAGCAGAAACATGTGTGTTCcttaagcatattttaaaatactgcaaGTAGTATCCAACATGACTACCTTTCAAGGTTATCCATTTGAAACACAATTTCAACCCACTTCAATAAGTAAATTAGATTCCCCCATGTTGTGAATTCacatatttttctgtgtatagaGCAGAGATAGCATATTCACAGCTGTGCAGAAATTTAATAGGTAAAAGGGGAAGATCTTTCAAACCATAAATGAGaaaattcatttatataaaaagtCCTCAATGTGTTGTTTATACCTATGCTAGAAATATGTATAGGTCTCAGTGTATTGTGAAGGTCATGAAGACTTTGAGGTTATTTGAAGCTAGTGTTTTAGGGGCTTGTGCAATAGATTAGAAGGTAAAGATGTTTACCATGTGAACTTAAGGACTCGAGTTCAATCCCTATAGAAACCCAAACACCTGAATTGATCCTGAGAATCCACACAGAGGTGAAAGTTAAAACTCAAGAAAGTTCCATCTTCCACATATGCAACACAGAGCACCAGCCTCCCATGCATGACACTAGTGTTCATGTGCATACTTGTGACAATAACAGCAACTTGTGACAGTAACAGTAACGATGATGATGACGGTGATGACACCAGCCAGCTAAGACTGCTGTTGAAAAAGGTGCATAAATCATTTCTTAGAGAAGTTCTTAAAGCTTGTTTTATGGGCATGTGCCTTTCGGAAGTGTCTTGTGCAAGTCATAGATGAGACTTTTCAGTTGACATTGTGACATAAGTCTTTCTGCAATGCTTTGAATTTGGCAGATAATTTTACAGTGTTGCCACCATTTTATTTAGGGGAGACAAATCCTCTGCTGTCAATCCTGTTCTGTCAAGGTCACCTTCAATGACAGCAAATTAAGAATTTGATAATCCCAACTGAATAGGATACTTACCTAATACTTCAGTGTAAAACTGATTCCACCTCTTCTCATTAAATGTTTGGAACCAAAAGTCAAAACACAGCATATAGATGACATTTTTCACTCTCTCCATGAAAGTCATTCTATCGCCCAGTTCTGACATAACAACAGGCACATAGGAAGGAGGCAATGTGAGTCCTCCACTGTACTTTTCATATGTGGAGCCAGGAAAGAAGCGGAGACTGTATACAAGGGGTATCCTGAGAATCTCAGCCAGCAGTTCACCACAGGGCATGAAGGGATCTGCCAGGATGACATCAAAGCTAGAGTTTTGTAGCTTTGTCATGAGTTCTTTGTTAAAAACTATATCTTTGCAGAAACTCTCAAAAATGTCTGAATCTATCCAAATCATTTCTTGGAACATTAAAAAGTATCCCCAAAATGATTGTGTTGGCAgctcataaatatattttctgagtGTGTACCAGAAACGTTCCTCTAACTCCGATAAGGAGTATGTTGTAGGGTAAGTCTCAAATTCAATAGCAGATGTATTGTCCACCTCATAAGAAAAGGAGGCTGAAGGTTTCAGAACCATTACTTCATGATTCTTCTTCAGAAGTTCATCTAGAATTGTTCTTAAGTTGAGCCAATGGCTGAACTCCATTGGCCACACCAGCACCTTCCCACCAATCCCAGATCCAAAGAAAGTACTCAtctggagcaggagcaggagcagggctGCTGTCATTCTCACAGACATCGTAGTTAACTTCAGACCTGCCTTCCAAAGAATGCTTGTTCAGGTCTTGTAGATATAGACAGAGTAATAATCGGTGAGTTAAAGTATAACTTGTACCCACCAAAGCAAATAGAAATGGGATAATTAAAGCCTCTGATGGGCAAGTGCCAAAACCTGGACACAGATTTGAAGTGGGAAGTGACTTCTGATTCTCAGTGATCCTGAATGTATAATGTATTTGGAGAACAGTGAAAAGTaagatttctctctccctcccttccactcTCTTTCTCCTAATGTAGTTTCTTTGATAAAGAAGCTGAAGTAAAGGCATAACTCTTCAGACACATTTGTATAAATACCATAGTTCAGTGTTCTGTCATATGACTAATGACAACACTGACCATTTACCATACTATTTAATGATTTTAAGTATATGGCTCAGTGGTCCATAATATAATCTCAGAATCATGCACACTGCACTTTTATTTAGAGCATATTGTAATCTAGATTAAAAGCCTGTTCTTTTAGCACCTTCCGCTGGATCCAGCTCTACCCTACCATGAATCTGCTTCATGTAACTAGTCAGCCTGGGAGGCATGAAGAGTTAAGGagacatttctgtttttcttcttgacTCTCAGACTATTGAATGACTTTCCCCAGTATCCTTTTACTGGGAGAAGAAATGTTTGATCTCTGGGGACACCCAGAGGAGGAATTTGTTTCTGAGAAGGGTCATTTACAAGCTAGGGGAGGCTAACATTCTGAAGCCTAGGTGCTGTCAACAAACACAAAGatgtacaaatgaaaaaaaagaaagagataaacaAATAAGTTCCATTTCAAACCCTGAGGTAGGCATGTTGACCCAACACTCAACAGACAAAAGCACTGTCTATgattccagaggatccagctaGATTCCCAGGATTCAtagacatctgtaactccagttctaggagatcctgGGCCATATTCTACATATGTACCAAACATGCATAtagtacagacacacatacatgttgtgagaatataaataagtttaaaaaatagaGACCTGAAATGTAATTCTGCGCAAGTAGGCTTGGAGAGGGATTAGGatcttttataaacacatttcttTAGAATAAAAACCACAGTATGAAAATTAATGTGGCAATATGCCTTTAAATTCCAGATAAGCAGAGCCTTGGCATAAAGTATTAGAGTGAACCTTGGAATGGGCCCATCAACAGGAACCCATTTGATCTCAGATAAGGTGAACTTTGGTTTCAGCTCAATATGGTTTTGGATCTAAATATTGGCAGGAGCCAGAGCCTCCTTCTCTTGTAACTTAAGTTACTCCCTTTGAAAAAGTACTCTGCTGACCCTTCTTTGCAAAGTTTTTGTTTGGCCAGTGTTGCCTTTATAGCCAGGCCCTGTGCCTGGCACTTTGGGATAATCTGTTTCCAAATCCACAGAACTCTTGGTCAGCTTCAGCTCTCCTCTTAGTTTGCTGTTGTAAAGGTGATCGACATCTTGTGATCCTGTCAACTCAGGGTCAGGAGATAGCACAGACGGATATGGTTCTTAATAAAAAGATATCATCAGAATACAGAAATTGCCTAGAATCATTCTTCCCATTTCTAGAATAGCGCTACCAAGTTATGTCTGAATTAGCTAGGATATCAGATTAGGACACATCTGATTTTATATATAGAATTGTATGCTACCCATGAAAAACTCAAAATGTACACCAGGATTACAGAATTAGATTCATGAATTCATTCAAAAACCATTCCCTAAGTGTTCTATTGCAGTATGGAGTGAAGGCATAAAGATGACTAAGGCATGGTATCTGTCCAGGAGAAACTTAGTGGGGTGTAAGCTGTCAGTGAAGGGGCAAAAACCCTTGTGTTCTGACCTCTCACAATGCCATTTGGTATTTTATTCCTGATGTTTAGGAACGTGGGATTTTTACCAACATGACTGGAATGAAATATGTTGGCTATAGAAGAGCGGTAACTGTTATAACTGGAATATAAAGTTGGAGTAGGTCTGTGTTTTGTAAAATAACCAGAAACAATGACTTTCCTCATACAGATGCAAAAGTGAGTTTATTTCAAAAGCGTGGCACATGAACAATATTATTTATGagtagtgaaagaaaaaaaaaaaacaaggaagaaacacAATCCACCAAATGAAGTCAGAGCTGACATGGCATTTGTAAAAGTAGTTCATATTTAGAGATGTTTTAAAAAGCCTTTATGCAAATCCTGTGAACTACAGTAACTTCAGTGACTGTTATAGGGGATAGTTCCTCTTTTGTTGGGTGACTCTGAGCTAAATCCTTCTTTAGCTTTCTTATTCAATCCAGGACCCCTTTCCTTAGGGATGATCCTGTCCACAGCAGGCTAAGACCCTGCCCCATCCAGGCTCCACATTATTTAAATCATCCCAGTAAACTTGCCCTTAGGCTGGACTTTCTGCTCAGATGACTCTCAAGTTTTGTCAAGTTAGCAACTGAAGCTAAACCATATGGATAACAAACATTTTTCAACTGGACTTGGGACATGCTTTCCTGGAAGGAATTAGTACCTAATACTGTAAACCTGgttaaaagtcaagaaaaaaaatccagcttaCTATCTACTATTGcttgtagcgcacagcctcgccgataaggagcacgccacactcaggattcttctgacagcatttattgaacagctcttcaagatggtgaaaaggggaaggacgccgagctcagaaagcccgctgcttaaatagagcttttgGGAGACgcgcagatccctcattggctcaaatctttcatccaattgtcatactcggtttttgcgccatgcgcaggcgcattctcaagtaaagcttccgtgaagaaccaggaagcagaagcctgcgccatcttttaatggcaaatgcggctcctcacatctcccccttccttattaaactgcaacaacaatcgaggattgttaggttgccgatctagcccaccgttctaccgataggcgttcaaggcagttaaacagtacgagaccctccacatcttttatcccgtgcaatgggaacctgagccccaggaagtgtggaggaccaccactagaatacctggtgcaatgggaacacgagccctcaggatatcctattaagtgatggtgtctcattgtttaagcagattcaaccaggcttgaggggatgttccctgctccacggcaagcaatgcttgcgtgatcaccaccttatccttttgatgttgttgtttgaatttgcagagcaaccagagggtaagcagcactcccccaaagatcatgcagccaaataaccctacccccacccattccttactGCCCGAGTAAAgttttcatattgaatggaggtatttatatacacaagcaggagaacacaggtgaaaacattttaccacgtgcaccatacagctgaggtcactaaacagcaaaacaagctatgtgggataaacaatatatttatcagagtgcgcttcagctgttataggcttttgaaaaccacgtctttcatcagggtatatggttccagatggctgcaaagttgatctagccactttctaccaaagccatcagtttgaacagcatgaacctgagagacaagagacttaatatctaaaccgttgatataaaagcaacactctttaaggcaacacacaacttcccctgttggagaagtgaaaggtctaagccttgtacccacaaatttataccaatgaaatccttgaattttgcatcagcttagtaacgattaaacagataaagacagcctaatattaaccacctcagtccccaagtccagggaattggggcgctgactcctcattaacttcttcaagctgaacatgggcgttgacttttagaagaggaatgaggggaagggtaaattgaaaacatctgaagtctgtcttaactgcatccagctggaagtccagggcatcaatgaacatgcaggtgataagattcattctccaaagctgtgtattctgcaatatacaaatctcaaaaacaaattttagtatctagataattattttgattctctggaatctagtgttctggaggcctacctctgtcatgtctgatccatataattctggaagacataactactaccttaatgacctcatcagaaaactcatagaaaaaccttttccaaattagcctttccttaagccagtaaccagaaaaacctttacattgagtttttatccagaaaaatataactatataactcagaatcacacccattttgaaagttaaatcaa from Arvicanthis niloticus isolate mArvNil1 chromosome 7, mArvNil1.pat.X, whole genome shotgun sequence includes these protein-coding regions:
- the LOC117712837 gene encoding UDP-glucuronosyltransferase 2B4-like, which produces MSVRMTAALLLLLLQMSTFFGSGIGGKVLVWPMEFSHWLNLRTILDELLKKNHEVMVLKPSASFSYEVDNTSAIEFETYPTTYSLSELEERFWYTLRKYIYELPTQSFWGYFLMFQEMIWIDSDIFESFCKDIVFNKELMTKLQNSSFDVILADPFMPCGELLAEILRIPLVYSLRFFPGSTYEKYSGGLTLPPSYVPVVMSELGDRMTFMERVKNVIYMLCFDFWFQTFNEKRWNQFYTEVLGKPTTLAETMAKADIWLIRTYWDLEFPHPVLPNFDFVGGLHCRPAKPLPKEIEDFVQSSGEHGVVVFSLGSMVGSLTEERANVIAAGLAQIPQKVLWRFEGKKPETLGSNTRLYKWIPQNDLLGHPKTRAFITHGGTNGIYEAIYHGIPIVGIPLFGDQYDNIVHLKTKGAAIRLDFLTMSSTDLFTALKTVTNDPSYKENAMRLSRIHHDQPVKPLDRAVFWIEFVMRNKGAKHLRVAAHDLNWVQYHSLDVLGFLLACVATVVFILTRCCLFCCQKFTKAGRKKKMK